One window of Sphingobacteriales bacterium genomic DNA carries:
- a CDS encoding bile acid:sodium symporter family protein, with the protein MENIDAVRLHFSPASLWILNFCLGFIIFGVALELKIKHFRTVFSHPKIAAIALAAQLVVMPLITLFMVFLFKPMPSMALGMFLVAACPSGSVANFISLNAKANAALSVSLTASFTMLAPLITPAVFAFWGSLYPPAAELMRSIQINLFEMFFTVLLVLGIPLLAGLYISEKHNVTAEKISPVIKKISLAIFFVVILAALVSNFEYFIKYIHLVAFLVFVHNSLGFGSGYLFARIFGLSEYDARTISIEAGIHNTGLGLMLIFSFFNGLGGMAIIAAWWGIWDMIAGLALSYYWSKRPPVLTN; encoded by the coding sequence ATGGAAAACATTGATGCTGTTCGTTTGCATTTCAGCCCTGCAAGTCTCTGGATTCTCAACTTTTGTTTGGGATTTATAATTTTTGGGGTTGCTCTTGAACTGAAAATCAAACATTTCCGAACTGTTTTTTCCCATCCAAAAATTGCGGCTATTGCTTTAGCGGCGCAATTAGTGGTTATGCCGCTGATTACCCTTTTTATGGTCTTTTTATTCAAACCCATGCCAAGCATGGCTTTAGGAATGTTTTTGGTTGCCGCCTGTCCCAGTGGTAGTGTTGCCAACTTCATTTCGCTAAATGCTAAAGCCAATGCCGCTTTATCGGTCAGCCTGACTGCTTCGTTTACCATGTTAGCCCCTTTAATTACACCCGCTGTCTTTGCTTTTTGGGGAAGTTTATATCCACCGGCAGCCGAATTGATGCGATCTATTCAAATCAACCTGTTTGAAATGTTTTTCACCGTTCTACTGGTTCTGGGCATACCTTTATTAGCCGGTTTGTATATTTCTGAAAAACATAACGTTACTGCTGAAAAAATCTCTCCTGTTATCAAAAAAATATCTTTGGCCATTTTTTTTGTAGTCATCTTAGCTGCACTTGTTTCCAACTTCGAGTATTTTATAAAATACATCCATTTAGTAGCTTTTTTAGTGTTTGTCCATAATTCTTTAGGGTTTGGAAGCGGATATCTATTTGCACGAATTTTTGGACTTAGTGAGTATGATGCACGAACTATCTCCATTGAAGCGGGAATACACAATACCGGACTTGGTTTGATGTTAATATTCAGTTTTTTTAACGGATTGGGTGGAATGGCAATCATTGCTGCCTGGTGGGGAATTTGGGATATGATTGCAGGATTGGCACTATCCTATTACTGGTCGAAAAGACCTCCGGTTTTAACAAACTAA
- a CDS encoding T9SS type A sorting domain-containing protein — translation MLHSKPKQLKILQDFQKHFPVIFKIKNRRLVSSLNLYAFAQYLAIIAAFIFISDLEQIKAQTSVGFGSSTLAGTGLNNPTSLQFGPDGRLYVAQQNGIIKIFTIQRVAANNYVITNSEQIDLIAQMPNRNDDGSITTSVWGRQVTGLLVKGTALLPVIYISSSDPRIGAGPDTGDSNLDTNSGILHRLNWNGSQWVKTDLVRGLPRSEENHATNGLYLDETTNILYMAQGGHTNMGALSANFVFHPEYALSAAILAVNLTAIGNTTYDLPTLDDEDRTNISTTPGFTDANDPFGGNDGKNQAMLVPGGPVQVYASGFRNPYDIVVTQLGKMYTFDNGPNGGWGGPPSSCIYAVSEPGTSQPDGLHLVSGQGYYGGHPNLTRGNRNNTYNSTNPQSPVPPGMENPVECTYLYPGVNDGSLTTIGASTNGICEYTAGNFGTVMKGDLLAVSWNNKVYRIKLNNDGTQVISGGVTELFSGLSSLPLDIIAQGDSGPFPGTIWTANVFGNAPISIFEPNDYEGGGSVCEPNNLPPSGDADGDGFTNADELLNNTNPCSAASKPNDNDGDFVSDLADTDDDNDGILDVNDAFAIDSSNGNNQQMPFSITWDNNGIQAGGIQNTGFKGLMTNGVTNYLTQYNLEDMTIGGAAGVLTVDEVSDGNALGLTNTQQYAFQSGVKVQGINYPYTLRSRIKAPFAGITPVNNQSLGIFIGTGNQSSYLKVVIHANAGLGGIEVVKEVNDIVSNSTVFSAPVLGTNWVDLFLIINPTTLTVQPAYSVNGSARINLGTAISIPASWISNVLAVGIISTSAGSGAVFSTTWDFIDLKPDPLAVSGVWQPVNCNGYPGTCTSQLTARRDNAFVQSGNNFYLLGGRGLLPVNIYQPSTNSWSTGATPPVEIHHFQAVEVNGLIFAPFAFTGNYPNETPVSNMYYYDPVANVWGISSAIPDARKRGAAGSVAYNGKIYTVGGITNGHVSGWVPWMDVYDPLNNTWTILPDAPRARTHFQTVVVNDKLYVLGGHQTGAVNSTIVGISEVDVFDLVTGTWTTLPTSANIPTPRSAPASAVMGNEILVIGGTHPTQTTANKKVEAFDVNTQTWRTLNPMTDNRHGTQAIVNNSNIFIASGSANTAETANNGKMERFYFFTSNTPTGIVLQKGNLTSNLSTVNFPLVTSGGSYNQTITLTNSSGNQSLILTSYTLEGSSAFSVSATGTLPKVIAPGQSVTVQINFTPTSNGSQTGTLLVGNSGQTSVISIALSGTVEPFSIRLNCGGGEYTALNGKIFAADAFYSENSSVFTTWIQTPINNSTDDELFQTQRNGYANGLSYNIPLPQSGLYLVNLYFAELTATANGQRLFDINFEGGPAEQSGFDIFAQGGVNQAVLKSYSGISVTDGILNINFTATINASAIAAIEIIAQEGIAPPTPDVLFVVKSATLNTGETAVKNRLQSSGYTVTVVTQSNASSASATGKSLVVVSSEIDANVIGAMFKNVPVPFLSWEAWIFDDMCMTNSTSGTHFGQQTNNSTNLTISNATHPIAAGLTGTVSVYSTGQKMMWGVPNSQATIIAKVSNTSNKATIFAYETGTTMFNSLVAPARRVGFFLNNNTAGTLNTNGWNLFDAAVCWAMNCNSSVVQPPPAPPANTPPVFSLSPSSVTVPANFATPQIITVTPVAVPSAETGQTVTYTLSPPSVTFAILNINNSTGQVTITAMPSLYGTQIFTIIANDGQIINNVATQTFTLTVEPPQNPGGNTFAIRLNCGGAAYTDPNGNLFAADNYFTGDGTSLTLSAIANTNSQTLYKSERYGWAGNLTYSIPVPQSGSYTIKLHFAEIYWTASGQRIFGANIEGGPVELSNYDIIADAGAANTAVVKQFDNINVTDGVLNIQFTANVNAAKISAIEVLGTSGGTNPPVNTPPSFTISTNNINVPANFTTPQIITVNPTAVPPAEASQVVTYSLTPASVIFANVSINSTTGQVSITPVLDLFGTQTFTITANDGQATNNLSTQNFTLTVTAPTGGETPIAIRLNCGGGAYTDTNGNVFAADNYYSGDGTYLTLSTITNTTNQTLYKSERYGWSGNLAYNIPVPNSSNYTVKLHFAEIYWTTPGQRIFSVNIEGGPLELNNYDIVADAGASNTAVIKQFDNVTVTDGMLNINFTASVNASKISAIEILGSTGGGTNPPANTPPAFTLSTNNINVAANFSTPQTITVTPATVPPTELSQVVTYSLSPDSVVFANVSINSSTGQVSITPILDLFGTQTFIITANDGQASNYLATQTFTLTVSAPTGGGSNVAIRLNCGGGAFTDSQGNVFDADNYFAGDGTFATLSSIDNTTNDALYQTERLGWVNNLTYQIPVPSSGLYTVKLHFAEIYWTTTGQRVFNVNMEGGDVELQNYDIIADAGAPNTAVIKQFDNILINDGVLNIQFSAVTNAGKISAIEILGTQTSGGNGQGNQSSGKYESESSQQLAEFEKNEVLIFPNPTSGKIQLTFEQPLKDGVILRLVDNQGRLVKNIYPELTIDSEIKSLQINMEEIPTGLYFLQIETEKFVTTKKVIKR, via the coding sequence ATGTTACATTCAAAACCCAAACAATTAAAAATCTTACAGGATTTCCAAAAACATTTCCCTGTTATTTTTAAAATTAAAAACAGGCGTTTAGTATCAAGCCTTAATTTGTATGCTTTCGCTCAATATTTAGCTATAATTGCTGCTTTTATATTTATCTCAGACCTTGAACAAATTAAAGCGCAAACTTCGGTTGGATTTGGCTCAAGTACGCTGGCCGGAACAGGTTTAAATAACCCTACTTCTTTACAATTTGGACCGGATGGACGATTATATGTTGCTCAACAAAATGGCATCATTAAGATTTTTACCATCCAACGTGTTGCTGCCAATAATTATGTAATTACTAACTCCGAACAGATAGACCTGATTGCGCAAATGCCAAACCGCAATGACGATGGTTCAATAACAACTTCGGTGTGGGGAAGACAGGTTACAGGGTTATTAGTAAAAGGAACGGCATTATTGCCAGTTATCTATATTTCTTCCAGCGACCCCAGAATAGGTGCAGGTCCGGATACCGGAGATTCTAATTTGGATACAAATTCCGGAATATTGCACAGATTGAATTGGAATGGTTCTCAATGGGTTAAAACTGATTTGGTTAGAGGGCTTCCACGCTCAGAAGAAAACCATGCAACAAATGGTTTGTACCTCGACGAAACAACCAACATTTTATACATGGCGCAGGGAGGACATACCAATATGGGAGCCTTATCTGCTAATTTCGTTTTTCATCCTGAATATGCACTTTCAGCAGCAATTTTAGCAGTAAATCTGACCGCAATCGGAAATACTACATACGATTTGCCGACTCTTGACGATGAAGACAGGACCAATATCAGCACAACTCCGGGATTTACTGATGCCAACGACCCTTTTGGTGGAAATGATGGTAAAAATCAGGCAATGTTGGTTCCAGGAGGACCAGTTCAGGTTTATGCTTCCGGATTTAGAAATCCTTATGATATTGTTGTTACCCAATTGGGAAAAATGTACACTTTTGATAATGGCCCTAATGGGGGTTGGGGCGGACCTCCATCTTCCTGTATCTACGCCGTTTCTGAACCCGGAACTTCTCAACCTGATGGATTACATTTAGTTAGTGGACAGGGATATTATGGAGGGCATCCCAACCTGACTCGAGGAAATCGCAACAATACTTACAATTCTACCAATCCTCAATCACCTGTTCCTCCGGGGATGGAAAACCCAGTTGAATGTACATATTTGTATCCGGGAGTAAACGATGGGTCTTTAACTACAATCGGTGCTTCGACAAACGGAATTTGTGAATATACAGCAGGAAATTTTGGTACTGTCATGAAAGGAGACTTATTGGCAGTATCATGGAATAATAAAGTTTATAGAATTAAGCTCAATAATGATGGTACTCAGGTTATTTCCGGAGGTGTAACAGAGTTGTTTTCCGGTTTATCAAGTTTACCCTTAGATATTATTGCTCAAGGGGATTCGGGACCATTTCCTGGTACGATCTGGACAGCCAATGTTTTTGGAAACGCTCCTATCAGCATCTTTGAACCCAATGATTATGAAGGAGGTGGTTCTGTTTGCGAACCCAACAATTTGCCTCCATCAGGCGATGCAGACGGTGATGGATTTACCAATGCGGATGAATTACTCAACAATACAAATCCATGTTCGGCTGCAAGCAAACCGAATGATAATGACGGTGATTTTGTTTCAGACCTTGCAGATACTGACGATGATAACGATGGGATTCTCGATGTAAATGATGCCTTCGCTATTGATTCTTCAAATGGCAACAATCAACAGATGCCATTTTCTATAACCTGGGATAATAATGGTATTCAGGCGGGTGGAATTCAAAATACAGGTTTTAAAGGACTAATGACGAATGGGGTAACTAATTATCTGACACAGTATAACCTCGAAGATATGACAATTGGAGGAGCAGCCGGGGTTTTAACTGTTGATGAAGTTTCAGATGGGAATGCACTTGGATTAACTAATACCCAGCAATATGCTTTTCAGTCCGGTGTGAAAGTGCAGGGCATCAATTATCCTTATACGTTGCGCAGTCGAATCAAAGCACCTTTTGCAGGGATAACTCCGGTTAACAATCAGTCATTGGGTATATTTATAGGAACAGGAAATCAAAGTAGTTACCTTAAAGTAGTTATTCATGCCAATGCCGGATTGGGTGGTATTGAAGTTGTAAAAGAAGTAAATGATATTGTTTCAAATTCTACCGTTTTTTCAGCTCCTGTATTAGGAACAAATTGGGTTGATTTATTTCTAATCATTAATCCAACAACACTGACTGTTCAACCTGCATATTCTGTCAACGGAAGTGCCAGAATAAATTTGGGAACTGCTATATCTATTCCTGCATCATGGATTAGCAATGTTTTGGCAGTTGGTATTATTTCTACCTCAGCCGGCAGTGGTGCAGTTTTTAGCACTACATGGGATTTTATAGACCTAAAACCCGACCCATTAGCTGTTTCAGGTGTTTGGCAACCGGTTAACTGCAATGGTTATCCGGGCACATGTACTTCTCAACTAACCGCAAGAAGAGATAATGCTTTTGTTCAGTCTGGTAATAATTTTTATCTTTTAGGCGGGCGAGGGCTTTTACCCGTAAATATCTATCAGCCTTCAACAAACAGTTGGAGTACCGGAGCAACTCCTCCCGTTGAAATTCATCATTTTCAAGCAGTTGAAGTGAACGGGTTAATTTTTGCTCCGTTTGCTTTTACCGGAAATTATCCAAACGAAACCCCGGTTTCAAACATGTATTATTACGACCCGGTTGCCAATGTCTGGGGGATAAGTTCAGCAATCCCTGATGCAAGAAAAAGAGGTGCTGCCGGTTCTGTTGCATATAATGGAAAAATCTATACAGTTGGTGGAATTACAAACGGGCATGTTTCCGGATGGGTGCCATGGATGGATGTCTATGATCCTTTAAACAATACATGGACTATTTTGCCTGATGCACCAAGAGCGCGAACGCATTTTCAGACAGTAGTTGTCAATGATAAATTGTATGTGTTAGGGGGGCATCAAACCGGTGCTGTTAATTCAACTATTGTCGGAATATCTGAAGTTGATGTTTTTGATTTGGTAACCGGTACATGGACTACTTTGCCAACAAGTGCAAATATACCAACCCCTCGTTCAGCCCCCGCATCTGCAGTTATGGGTAATGAAATTCTTGTTATTGGAGGAACACACCCAACCCAGACAACTGCCAATAAAAAGGTAGAAGCGTTTGATGTTAATACCCAAACCTGGCGGACTTTGAACCCTATGACAGACAACCGGCACGGAACACAGGCAATAGTTAACAATAGCAATATTTTTATCGCTTCAGGTTCAGCCAACACTGCTGAAACAGCTAACAATGGAAAAATGGAGCGGTTTTACTTTTTTACTTCAAACACTCCTACAGGCATTGTTTTGCAAAAAGGGAACTTAACTTCAAATCTCTCTACAGTAAATTTTCCTTTAGTTACATCCGGAGGTTCTTATAATCAAACGATAACTCTTACTAATTCTTCGGGAAACCAATCCCTGATACTGACAAGTTATACATTGGAAGGAAGCAGTGCATTTTCTGTTTCTGCAACAGGAACATTACCTAAGGTTATTGCTCCAGGTCAAAGTGTTACTGTTCAGATTAATTTTACCCCTACTTCAAACGGATCACAAACAGGAACCTTATTAGTTGGAAATTCAGGTCAGACATCTGTTATCAGCATTGCTTTATCGGGAACTGTAGAGCCATTTTCAATCAGGTTAAATTGTGGAGGTGGAGAATACACAGCATTGAACGGGAAGATATTTGCTGCTGACGCTTTTTATTCTGAAAACAGCTCTGTTTTTACAACTTGGATACAAACCCCAATCAACAATAGTACGGATGATGAGTTGTTTCAAACCCAAAGAAACGGTTATGCAAACGGGCTTAGTTACAATATTCCTCTTCCTCAATCAGGCCTGTATTTGGTGAACCTTTATTTTGCAGAGTTAACAGCAACGGCAAACGGACAAAGATTGTTCGACATTAATTTTGAAGGTGGTCCTGCTGAACAATCTGGTTTTGATATTTTTGCTCAAGGTGGTGTAAATCAGGCAGTTCTAAAATCATATTCGGGAATTTCTGTCACAGATGGAATATTAAATATCAATTTCACTGCAACAATTAATGCTTCTGCTATTGCAGCTATTGAAATTATTGCTCAGGAAGGTATTGCCCCACCGACTCCTGATGTTTTATTTGTTGTTAAAAGTGCTACATTAAATACCGGTGAAACTGCTGTGAAAAACAGACTGCAAAGCAGTGGTTATACAGTTACTGTTGTAACACAATCCAATGCATCTTCAGCCAGTGCAACCGGTAAAAGTTTGGTAGTTGTCTCTTCAGAAATTGATGCCAATGTTATTGGAGCAATGTTTAAGAATGTACCTGTTCCATTTTTAAGTTGGGAAGCGTGGATATTTGACGATATGTGTATGACTAACTCAACGTCGGGAACTCATTTTGGGCAACAGACTAATAATTCTACAAACTTAACCATTTCTAATGCTACACATCCAATAGCAGCCGGATTAACAGGAACGGTTTCTGTATATTCAACCGGCCAAAAAATGATGTGGGGTGTTCCTAATTCACAGGCTACGATAATAGCAAAAGTGAGTAATACTTCTAATAAAGCTACCATATTTGCTTATGAAACTGGCACTACTATGTTTAACAGTTTAGTTGCTCCTGCAAGAAGAGTGGGTTTCTTTCTTAATAACAATACAGCCGGAACTTTAAACACCAATGGTTGGAATTTATTCGATGCTGCGGTTTGCTGGGCAATGAATTGTAATAGTTCAGTTGTACAACCGCCCCCAGCTCCTCCCGCCAATACACCTCCTGTTTTTAGTCTTTCACCTTCAAGTGTAACGGTACCCGCTAATTTTGCAACGCCACAAATCATAACGGTAACTCCGGTTGCTGTTCCTTCTGCTGAAACCGGACAAACTGTTACATATACACTATCTCCTCCATCAGTTACCTTTGCAATTTTGAATATTAACAACAGCACAGGTCAGGTAACAATAACGGCAATGCCCAGCCTTTACGGAACTCAAATTTTTACCATCATTGCCAATGACGGGCAAATTATCAATAACGTTGCCACTCAAACTTTTACTTTGACAGTAGAACCACCACAAAACCCTGGAGGGAATACTTTTGCTATACGTTTGAATTGTGGAGGTGCTGCTTATACCGATCCCAATGGCAATCTGTTTGCTGCCGATAATTACTTTACAGGTGATGGAACTTCACTTACATTATCTGCAATTGCTAATACTAACAGCCAAACTTTATACAAAAGTGAACGTTACGGATGGGCAGGCAATTTAACTTACAGTATTCCGGTGCCTCAATCCGGCAGTTATACGATAAAACTTCATTTTGCAGAAATTTATTGGACTGCTTCAGGTCAGCGAATTTTCGGTGCTAACATTGAAGGTGGTCCGGTAGAGTTAAGCAATTATGATATCATTGCTGATGCTGGCGCAGCTAATACCGCAGTCGTGAAACAGTTTGATAATATCAATGTTACAGATGGAGTTTTGAATATTCAGTTTACGGCAAATGTCAACGCAGCTAAAATATCAGCCATTGAAGTATTGGGTACTTCAGGTGGCACTAATCCTCCTGTCAATACTCCTCCTTCATTTACCATTTCGACAAACAATATAAATGTGCCGGCCAACTTTACAACACCACAGATAATTACTGTAAATCCAACAGCTGTGCCCCCTGCCGAAGCATCTCAAGTGGTTACTTATTCTTTAACACCGGCTTCGGTTATTTTTGCCAATGTCAGTATCAATTCTACTACAGGGCAAGTTTCCATCACTCCGGTTCTGGATTTATTCGGGACACAAACCTTTACAATCACAGCAAACGATGGACAAGCTACTAATAACTTATCAACTCAAAATTTTACTTTGACAGTAACTGCTCCAACCGGTGGAGAAACTCCCATTGCAATCCGTCTGAATTGTGGAGGAGGTGCTTATACAGATACGAATGGTAATGTGTTTGCTGCTGATAACTACTATTCTGGTGATGGAACCTATTTGACCTTGTCAACTATAACCAACACAACAAATCAAACGCTTTACAAAAGTGAAAGATATGGATGGTCAGGTAATTTGGCTTACAATATTCCGGTTCCTAACAGCAGCAACTATACTGTAAAACTACATTTTGCGGAAATATATTGGACTACACCTGGGCAAAGGATTTTTAGTGTAAATATTGAAGGTGGGCCTTTAGAATTAAACAATTATGATATCGTTGCAGATGCAGGGGCATCAAATACTGCTGTAATCAAACAGTTTGATAATGTTACAGTGACAGACGGAATGTTAAATATTAATTTTACAGCCTCAGTCAATGCCTCAAAAATCTCAGCTATAGAAATATTGGGAAGTACCGGTGGAGGCACTAATCCTCCTGCCAACACACCACCGGCGTTTACCCTCTCTACAAATAATATAAACGTTGCAGCCAATTTTTCGACACCACAAACAATTACGGTAACTCCGGCAACAGTTCCACCTACCGAGTTATCGCAAGTAGTTACCTATTCACTGTCTCCGGATTCGGTTGTTTTTGCCAATGTCAGCATCAACTCTTCAACCGGACAAGTTTCTATTACTCCAATACTTGATTTATTTGGCACCCAAACTTTTATCATTACTGCCAACGATGGGCAGGCATCTAATTATTTAGCTACTCAAACATTTACTTTGACTGTTAGTGCTCCAACTGGAGGTGGGAGTAATGTAGCTATACGATTAAATTGTGGAGGTGGGGCTTTTACTGATTCACAAGGTAATGTATTTGATGCAGATAATTATTTTGCAGGTGATGGAACCTTTGCTACGCTATCTTCAATAGACAATACAACAAATGATGCTTTATACCAAACCGAGCGATTGGGCTGGGTTAATAATCTGACCTATCAAATACCCGTGCCTTCATCAGGACTTTATACTGTTAAGCTACATTTTGCAGAAATTTACTGGACAACTACCGGGCAAAGAGTTTTTAATGTCAACATGGAAGGTGGAGATGTAGAATTACAGAATTACGATATTATTGCAGATGCCGGAGCACCTAATACTGCGGTCATCAAACAGTTTGATAATATATTAATCAATGATGGTGTGTTGAATATTCAATTTTCAGCGGTTACAAATGCCGGAAAAATATCTGCAATCGAGATTTTAGGAACTCAAACTTCAGGAGGTAATGGACAAGGAAACCAATCCTCGGGAAAATATGAGTCAGAAAGTTCCCAACAGCTTGCTGAATTTGAAAAAAATGAAGTTTTGATATTTCCGAATCCTACATCAGGAAAAATCCAATTGACATTTGAACAACCATTAAAAGATGGGGTAATACTCCGCCTTGTTGATAATCAAGGCAGGTTGGTAAAAAATATTTATCCCGAATTAACTATTGACTCAGAAATAAAAAGCCTACAAATAAATATGGAAGAAATCCCGACAGGATTGTATTTCTTACAAATTGAAACAGAAAAATTTGTAACTACGAAAAAAGTAATCAAACGTTAA
- the lepA gene encoding elongation factor 4 — MNNIRNFCIIAHIDHGKSTLADRLLEVTKTIPERKMQAQLLDNMDLERERGITIKSHAIQMNYLHSDGQKYVLNLIDTPGHVDFSYEVSRSIAACEGALLLVDATQGIQAQTISNLYLAIEHSLEIIPIINKIDMEGAMIEEVADQIIDLIGCKRDQILEASGKAGLGIQSILDAIILRVPAPKGDPEAPLQALIFDSVFNSYRGVIAYFRIMNGRLKTNEKVKFVNANKEYQADEIGILRLDLEPKPLLEAGDVGYIITGIKKSTEIKVGDTITTVLNPCSDYIHGFEDVKPMVFAGIYPLDSDDYEDLRDSLEKLQLNDASLVFEPETSIALGFGFRCGFLGMLHLEIVQERLNREFDMGVITTVPNVSYRAMTKGKKPEMITVNNPADLPDIGTLEYVEEPYITAQIITKPEYIGNIMKLCLDEKRGTLKNQLYLTTTRVELSYDMPLGEIVFDFYDKLKTVSRGYASFDYHITSYKQSDLVKLDILLNSEKVDALSALIHRSKAYEFGRKICSKLKDLLPRQQFVIAIQAAIGAKIIARETISALRKDVTAKCYGGDITRKRKLLEKQKEGKKKMRQIGSVDVPQEAFLAVLKLNN, encoded by the coding sequence ATGAATAATATTAGAAACTTTTGCATCATTGCACATATTGATCATGGAAAAAGTACGCTTGCCGATCGTTTGCTGGAAGTAACCAAAACTATTCCGGAACGTAAAATGCAGGCACAACTTTTAGACAATATGGATCTTGAAAGGGAACGTGGCATTACCATTAAGAGCCATGCCATTCAGATGAATTATTTACATTCAGACGGACAAAAATATGTACTCAATCTGATTGATACACCGGGGCATGTTGATTTTTCTTATGAAGTTTCTCGTTCCATTGCAGCTTGTGAGGGAGCTTTGTTGTTGGTGGATGCAACTCAAGGGATTCAGGCACAAACAATTTCCAATCTATATTTAGCCATAGAACATAGTCTTGAAATCATTCCGATCATCAATAAAATTGATATGGAAGGTGCTATGATTGAAGAAGTGGCCGATCAGATTATAGATTTGATTGGATGTAAAAGGGACCAAATTCTCGAAGCAAGTGGTAAAGCAGGCTTAGGTATTCAATCTATATTAGATGCAATTATTCTAAGGGTTCCTGCACCAAAAGGAGACCCGGAAGCTCCTTTACAGGCTTTGATTTTTGACTCTGTATTTAATTCTTACAGAGGAGTAATCGCCTATTTTCGCATCATGAACGGCAGGCTGAAAACCAATGAAAAAGTAAAATTTGTTAATGCCAACAAAGAATATCAGGCAGACGAAATTGGAATTCTTCGGCTTGATTTGGAGCCAAAGCCATTGTTGGAAGCCGGCGATGTAGGATATATCATTACCGGAATTAAAAAATCAACCGAAATTAAAGTTGGTGATACCATTACCACTGTTCTAAACCCATGTTCTGACTACATCCATGGTTTTGAAGATGTAAAACCTATGGTATTTGCCGGAATTTATCCGTTAGACTCTGATGATTATGAAGACCTTCGGGATTCTCTGGAAAAGCTACAGCTCAATGATGCCTCTTTAGTGTTTGAACCTGAAACTTCAATCGCTTTGGGATTTGGTTTCAGGTGTGGTTTTTTGGGCATGCTACACTTAGAGATTGTACAGGAAAGGTTGAACCGTGAATTTGATATGGGTGTCATCACCACAGTTCCAAATGTATCTTATCGAGCTATGACAAAGGGGAAGAAACCTGAAATGATTACAGTGAATAACCCTGCAGATTTGCCCGATATAGGAACTTTGGAATATGTTGAAGAGCCTTATATTACAGCACAAATCATCACAAAACCCGAATATATCGGTAACATCATGAAGTTGTGCCTAGACGAAAAACGGGGCACATTAAAAAACCAGCTCTACCTAACTACTACAAGGGTAGAACTCAGTTATGATATGCCTTTGGGAGAAATTGTGTTTGATTTTTATGACAAACTCAAAACTGTTTCGCGCGGCTATGCATCTTTTGACTATCATATCACAAGCTATAAGCAATCTGATTTGGTTAAACTGGATATTTTGCTCAACAGCGAGAAAGTAGATGCTCTCAGTGCTTTAATTCACCGGTCAAAAGCCTATGAATTCGGCCGGAAAATCTGTTCAAAACTTAAAGACCTTTTACCTCGTCAACAATTTGTTATCGCAATTCAGGCAGCAATCGGTGCAAAAATTATTGCACGGGAAACCATCAGTGCTTTGCGAAAAGATGTAACTGCAAAATGTTACGGAGGGGATATTACGCGAAAACGCAAACTGCTTGAAAAACAAAAAGAAGGGAAGAAAAAAATGCGGCAAATTGGTTCAGTAGATGTTCCGCAGGAAGCATTTCTGGCAGTATTGAAACTGAATAATTAA